One Pseudomonas tolaasii NCPPB 2192 genomic window carries:
- a CDS encoding DUF2025 family protein: MRITSELICQAADRLHGFVGLNRKTGHYIVRFSEDAFGMDVADDGIIPAAEFVWLPATGQTMTLSRERLQLLLDQHIDDRLNITEPLRVYMRRVEIPPINALRSLVS, translated from the coding sequence ATGCGCATCACTTCCGAGCTTATCTGCCAGGCCGCCGACAGACTCCACGGTTTTGTCGGCCTGAACCGCAAAACCGGCCATTACATCGTGCGTTTCAGCGAAGACGCGTTCGGTATGGACGTGGCCGATGACGGCATCATCCCCGCCGCCGAATTTGTCTGGTTACCGGCCACCGGGCAGACCATGACCCTGTCGCGCGAGCGGCTTCAATTGTTGCTGGACCAGCATATCGACGATCGCCTCAACATCACCGAGCCGTTACGCGTGTACATGCGCCGGGTGGAGATTCCGCCGATCAATGCGTTGCGCAGTTTGGTCAGCTAG